A stretch of DNA from Candidatus Bipolaricaulota bacterium:
AGCAGGGTGTAGCAAGCGTAGTCGTTCTCTTCCGGGTAGCTGTGCCACAGGCTGCGGACAAACCCGGCGAACTCCCGCGCATCACTTCGTTCCTCGGCGATGAACCGAATGAGCGCCTCCCACAGCTTGTAGTGCATCACCCCGTCGAGGGCATCGTGCTTGAACCACGCCGTCGCGATCCCCATCACCTCACCGAGCACGTACGCGTCCGGGTTCTCCTCCTTCGCCACCCGGCGGACATCCCGGACGAAGTCCGGAGGGAGATACTCCACCGTGTCCAGCCGCCAGCCATCGATCTTGTATTCCCGGATCCAGTGGCGCACCACAGAGAGAAGATGCTTCCGCACCGCGGGGTTTTTGTGGTTCCACTCTGGCATCACCGGCACCCCGGCCCAACACGCGTAGTTCGGACCCGGGGTCTGGATCACGCGATCTCCGTGGATCGTAAACCAGTCCCAGTACTGCGAGCCCTTCCCGTTTTCCATCGCATCGCGGAAGAACGGATGCTGATCGGAGCAGTGGT
This window harbors:
- a CDS encoding glycoside hydrolase family 13 protein, whose amino-acid sequence is MVPGWVRNAVFYQIFPDRFCNGDPRNDPPGVRPWGEQPTRSSFFGGDLVGIIQKLDYLSDLGITALYLTPIFTAPSNHKYDTVDYFEVDPTLGGNAALRELVDAVHSRGMRIILDGVFNHCSDQHPFFRDAMENGKGSQYWDWFTIHGDRVIQTPGPNYACWAGVPVMPEWNHKNPAVRKHLLSVVRHWIREYKIDGWRLDTVEYLPPDFVRDVRRVAKEENPDAYVLGEVMGIATAWFKHDALDGVMHYKLWEALIRFIAEERSDAREFAGFVRSLWHSYPEENDYACYTLL